In Edaphobacter dinghuensis, a genomic segment contains:
- a CDS encoding TonB-dependent receptor yields MVVTMTSAAKIQLRTLVCAVFFLFCSHLLAQINVTGTVIDPDGAAVPGVDVLLLTSDAKAPMAQSPTDTLGRFHFPSVPAGDYQLEVPASPGFNLYRMLVHLKPGVHASLQIHLTLAQVVQDVTVASEPGSVSLDADANRDQMSADANMLEKVPVFDQNYIATLTPFLDQTGVATSGVSVIVDGIEMKGTGVSASAIAEAHINKDPYSAETNRPGKGRIEIITKPGTPQLHGTLNFTFRDSVMDAKNYFAETKPFEQKRIYEGSITGPLNHKTTFLLSGSRQEDNLASIIHAVAPTGPVTANVPTPLHDTEFAVRVSRDLSSVHRASLQYNVSNTITRNQGVGGLVLSSAGVNAQTREDDVIFNDRIIISPTLINQLQLFFEKDYDPTRSVSPAQKIVVDGSFTGGGAQANFLQTENNLKINDIVSWSHRHHYLKFGINIPNLSRRAWEDESNSAGTFNFGSISNYELGTPYSFTQQAGVGRTVFWMNELGAFIQDQIQVRSNLQVSLGLRYDWQTYFKSVHDFAPRISMAYKMPDRKTVLRMGSGIFYDRSGAQPMGDLKRYNGVILRSLTLLNPSYPTPYAADVALNSFPTNLVQLEPGGRLPYVINFSAGAERQIVKGLTLSATYRGTVGIALFRSRDVNAPLPPLYAVRPNASLGVVRQIESEGRQLGNAIDLTIEGNAGRWFSGLAQYTFSRTNNNTGGVIWFPANQYTLEGEYGRADFDQRHRFNLLGTFNENHWLNLGVAVKLYSGMPYTETAGVDQFNTGLLNARPAGINRNTLETAGNKELDLRWNRDIPLPYKRGDISSVFSFAVDAFNIMNTTNYTSYVGNVQSSFFEQPTASLPARRLQLSARFKF; encoded by the coding sequence ATGGTCGTTACAATGACTTCCGCTGCAAAGATCCAGCTTCGCACCCTTGTCTGCGCTGTTTTCTTTTTGTTTTGTAGCCACCTGTTGGCACAGATTAACGTAACCGGAACAGTTATCGACCCGGATGGGGCCGCAGTCCCGGGTGTCGATGTTCTCCTCCTTACTTCGGATGCCAAGGCACCGATGGCACAATCGCCGACCGATACCTTGGGTCGATTTCATTTTCCTTCGGTCCCTGCCGGCGACTATCAGCTTGAGGTTCCGGCGTCGCCAGGATTTAATCTCTATCGGATGCTGGTGCATCTCAAACCGGGCGTACACGCTTCATTGCAGATTCATTTGACGCTGGCACAAGTAGTACAAGATGTGACTGTGGCATCGGAGCCAGGTTCGGTCTCGCTTGACGCTGATGCGAATCGCGACCAGATGAGTGCCGATGCGAACATGCTGGAGAAGGTGCCGGTATTTGACCAGAATTACATCGCTACGCTCACTCCATTTCTGGACCAGACGGGAGTGGCGACTAGTGGTGTCAGTGTGATCGTTGACGGCATCGAGATGAAGGGAACTGGCGTGTCGGCATCCGCAATCGCGGAAGCCCACATCAACAAGGATCCATACAGTGCGGAGACGAACCGGCCAGGAAAGGGAAGAATTGAGATCATCACCAAGCCAGGGACGCCCCAGCTTCATGGCACGCTAAACTTTACTTTCCGCGATTCAGTGATGGATGCGAAGAACTACTTTGCAGAGACAAAGCCTTTCGAGCAGAAGCGGATCTATGAGGGATCGATCACAGGGCCACTTAACCATAAGACGACCTTTCTTCTATCAGGATCGAGACAGGAAGACAACCTGGCGTCGATTATCCATGCGGTGGCGCCAACTGGTCCGGTGACGGCGAATGTGCCGACACCGCTGCATGATACAGAGTTTGCGGTGCGGGTCTCGCGCGATCTTTCGTCTGTACACCGGGCCTCGCTACAATACAACGTTTCCAATACGATAACGCGGAACCAGGGAGTCGGTGGGCTTGTGCTCAGCTCGGCCGGGGTCAACGCGCAAACACGCGAAGACGATGTTATTTTTAACGATCGCATCATCATCTCACCAACGCTGATCAATCAGCTGCAACTGTTCTTCGAGAAGGACTACGATCCGACCCGCAGTGTCTCGCCTGCACAGAAGATCGTCGTCGATGGCAGTTTTACTGGAGGCGGCGCGCAGGCGAACTTTCTTCAGACAGAGAACAATCTGAAGATCAATGACATCGTCAGTTGGAGCCATAGACATCACTACTTGAAATTTGGCATCAACATTCCAAACCTCAGCCGAAGGGCGTGGGAGGATGAGTCGAACAGCGCAGGGACTTTCAACTTTGGCAGCATATCTAATTATGAATTGGGCACTCCTTACTCGTTCACGCAGCAGGCGGGTGTTGGCCGCACGGTCTTCTGGATGAATGAATTGGGTGCGTTCATTCAGGATCAAATACAGGTGCGCTCGAATTTGCAGGTTTCGCTTGGGCTGCGATATGACTGGCAGACTTACTTCAAATCGGTCCACGATTTTGCGCCGCGGATCTCCATGGCCTATAAGATGCCGGACCGAAAGACCGTGCTGCGCATGGGCTCAGGAATCTTCTACGACCGCTCCGGAGCGCAGCCAATGGGCGATCTGAAGCGATACAACGGGGTGATTCTTCGCTCCCTGACATTGTTGAATCCGAGCTATCCTACACCGTATGCAGCCGACGTTGCCTTGAATAGCTTTCCAACCAATCTCGTGCAGTTGGAGCCTGGAGGGCGGCTGCCTTATGTCATCAACTTCAGCGCTGGTGCAGAGCGACAGATTGTAAAGGGTCTTACGCTTTCAGCGACGTATCGTGGCACAGTGGGCATTGCACTCTTCCGCTCCCGCGATGTCAATGCACCATTGCCCCCGCTCTATGCGGTGCGTCCGAATGCGAGCCTTGGCGTGGTGCGCCAGATCGAGTCCGAGGGCAGGCAGCTAGGCAATGCAATTGATCTCACCATCGAGGGCAACGCGGGACGCTGGTTCTCAGGGCTCGCGCAGTACACCTTCAGCCGTACAAACAATAACACCGGCGGAGTTATCTGGTTTCCAGCAAACCAATACACGCTCGAAGGAGAGTACGGACGCGCGGACTTCGATCAGCGCCATCGCTTCAACCTGTTGGGTACCTTCAATGAAAATCATTGGCTGAACCTCGGTGTTGCGGTGAAACTTTACTCTGGCATGCCATATACGGAGACCGCTGGAGTGGACCAATTCAATACGGGCCTTTTGAATGCGCGGCCTGCAGGTATCAATAGAAATACTTTGGAGACGGCGGGCAACAAGGAGTTGGACCTGCGATGGAACCGAGATATCCCATTGCCATACAAACGCGGCGATATCAGCTCGGTCTTTTCGTTTGCGGTGGATGCCTTCAACATTATGAATACGACGAACTACACCTCCTATGTGGGGAATGTGCAGTCTTCTTTCTTTGAACAACCTACGGCGTCGCTACCAGCGAGAAGACTTCAGTTGAGCGCGCGATTTAAGTTCTAG
- a CDS encoding YncE family protein has protein sequence MSTQSALSLVNTYPMSAAVQGSFDHFGIDLKRNRLFVTAEDYKSVLVFDLNTGAVIHRIEGVVRPHAILYRSNVDRLYITDGEDGSVRVFDAETYRQIGRIALLKDADSIGFDVSRKLLYVDNGGRDVGKNYSMLSVIDTTNNTKVQDIRIEGDTLEAMALDSYRPRLYVNDKATNEVVVVDRFTNKVFAKWPLTMCHVNVAMALDEQRQRLFVGCRSGQIVVLDSNTGKELQTLRIHTGVDDLIYDPVTRRIYASTDGFIDVFDQINLNDYVSRGSIASGAKGRTERLVPELNRLFVAIPKSSAANAHVLVFEPENTQPPVTRPVDIQEPVHAPVAEKMVLEELSEHPLLRRMGLHVIPPGGKTMILIANGNETRLGIHTSEGDFAAVKSGKTYGPRIPDGEFYNMKMPMFDARGRRIGILVMEIACTDAHSEAEAATKAESIRSELASKIPNLDALFAPLPN, from the coding sequence ATGTCGACACAGTCTGCACTTAGTCTTGTAAATACATACCCGATGTCTGCGGCGGTACAGGGAAGCTTCGATCATTTCGGAATCGACCTTAAGCGCAACCGTCTGTTTGTTACGGCGGAAGATTACAAATCGGTGCTGGTCTTCGATCTGAATACGGGCGCGGTGATTCATCGCATCGAAGGAGTTGTACGACCGCATGCTATTCTCTATCGCTCAAATGTGGATCGGCTGTACATCACAGACGGAGAAGACGGGTCTGTGCGCGTCTTTGATGCAGAGACGTATCGCCAGATCGGGCGTATCGCTCTATTGAAGGATGCCGATTCGATCGGATTCGACGTCTCGCGCAAGCTACTTTACGTTGACAACGGTGGCAGAGATGTAGGTAAGAACTACTCAATGCTGAGTGTCATCGACACTACAAATAATACGAAGGTGCAGGATATTCGCATTGAGGGTGACACCCTGGAGGCGATGGCGCTCGACAGCTACCGGCCTCGCTTGTATGTGAATGACAAGGCGACGAACGAGGTCGTCGTCGTCGACCGGTTCACGAACAAGGTCTTCGCAAAGTGGCCTCTGACGATGTGCCATGTAAATGTAGCGATGGCGCTTGATGAGCAGCGACAACGACTGTTTGTGGGATGCAGGAGTGGACAGATTGTGGTGCTCGATAGCAATACCGGCAAAGAGCTTCAAACGCTGAGGATTCATACAGGCGTTGACGATCTCATCTACGATCCGGTGACACGACGCATCTACGCCTCGACTGATGGCTTTATCGATGTGTTCGATCAGATTAACCTGAACGACTACGTCTCGCGCGGCAGCATCGCTTCAGGTGCGAAGGGTCGCACAGAGCGGCTGGTACCTGAGTTGAACCGGCTCTTCGTTGCGATTCCCAAAAGCTCCGCAGCCAATGCGCATGTTCTTGTCTTTGAGCCGGAGAATACGCAGCCACCCGTGACTCGACCTGTCGATATACAAGAGCCAGTGCACGCGCCTGTAGCGGAGAAGATGGTTCTTGAAGAACTCTCCGAGCATCCGTTGCTGCGCCGCATGGGGCTGCATGTAATCCCGCCAGGAGGAAAGACGATGATCCTGATCGCGAACGGCAACGAGACACGGCTCGGGATTCATACCTCAGAGGGTGACTTCGCCGCGGTCAAGAGCGGAAAGACATACGGGCCGCGAATTCCCGACGGCGAGTTCTACAACATGAAGATGCCGATGTTCGATGCAAGGGGGCGTCGTATTGGCATTCTGGTGATGGAGATCGCTTGCACTGACGCCCATAGTGAAGCGGAGGCAGCGACAAAGGCGGAAAGTATTCGCAGCGAGCTAGCTAGCAAGATTCCAAACCTGGATGCTCTCTTCGCTCCGCTTCCCAACTAA
- a CDS encoding TonB-dependent receptor, with the protein MNRRTYITLSCLIFLFPILLYAQIDRTELNGTVADGTGASLSGVSITVTQEGTNQVRAVTTDSHGQYVISSLPIGRFAIVFAHDGFKDLRVTDLDLHSGDTRTVNAKLVVGSLNQSIGVEADLGGAQLDKSNATFGGTIQTAQVSRLPLNGRNITNLELLAPGAIDSGSGAQSSIRFSGNGTDDNNFRLDGVDASGVFHASLKSALRLQFSTEAIAEFKVDSGAYTADTGGSAGGQVSLISKTGTNAFHGSVFDYLRNNYFDAQGPIKSALKRPVFQLNQFGGSLGGPIVRDRTFFFANYEGFRQQLGGVPQTGFVPSPAFRAQVAAAQPSLAFIVNAYPQGQAPTSDPNVFSFTGVVPSPNAENAGTVRVDHRFSSHDSGYVRYNIDDGASTSALNALAQGITVTARTQNLVLEETRIISPRTINEAQIGFNRNTYLQYQHTGLPFNFTITGFTSLNENYSKEQVGQSISVNDTVTWTKGYHTLKFGAELKLPRFNEQNSVDGTATFINEASFLANQLSTFLTTAALPDKGMNKVHVSGYAQDEWKASRGLTINYGLRYNYFSPFTESHGNEDPFDIADCGGYCGLGASFYHPNYLSFDPRASVAYAPEAWKGNTVFRAGYGIYHGEVQLGDEDSPVVNTEPSTLLTSGIQSNGSFVQYSYPVPPSLTPSTGLALTPRSMARVHPDSYVEQWTASVQQALPGQTSLTVTYLGSHGVHLFRRSYTNLIDPATNKRPLPQFPSEIDTKYNEGMSTFNALITSVSRRFHNGLFFGGNYMWSHALNDGSVGAGDADAAENIACFRCEYASSDFDSRYSGTLSAVYDLPFGRGRAHLSNNTAVDLVAGGWSLNTLFTARAGLPINIYLTRNSNEMVDGNNVNQRPNRVAGVPLYLANHSITQWINPAAFSLPAVGAWGNAGHNVAVGPALWQNDSAIQKTFRVTERNSIVFRSEAFNLFNRSQYANPSATMSVTTNASSGLRTLNVPSSFGHITSTVNSAGLVGTGTPRVLEFSLRLTY; encoded by the coding sequence ATGAATCGGCGCACGTATATCACCCTAAGTTGTCTGATCTTTCTCTTTCCAATTCTGCTGTACGCGCAGATCGATCGGACGGAACTGAACGGAACAGTTGCGGACGGCACGGGCGCGTCTCTGAGTGGCGTCTCGATCACCGTGACACAGGAGGGAACCAATCAGGTTCGTGCTGTCACTACGGATTCGCACGGCCAGTATGTTATTTCCTCCCTGCCTATTGGGCGTTTTGCCATAGTGTTTGCCCACGATGGCTTCAAGGACTTGCGCGTGACGGATCTGGATCTTCACTCCGGTGACACGCGCACAGTGAATGCAAAACTGGTCGTGGGATCCCTTAACCAGAGCATCGGAGTGGAAGCTGATCTAGGCGGAGCGCAACTCGACAAGAGCAACGCTACCTTTGGAGGCACGATTCAGACGGCACAGGTTTCCCGTCTTCCGCTCAATGGTCGCAACATTACAAACCTTGAGTTGTTGGCCCCGGGCGCGATCGATTCCGGCTCGGGCGCGCAGTCATCGATTCGCTTCTCGGGCAATGGGACGGATGACAACAACTTTCGACTCGACGGTGTGGACGCGAGCGGCGTCTTTCACGCGTCGCTCAAATCGGCGCTGCGCCTGCAGTTTTCCACTGAAGCGATCGCAGAGTTCAAAGTGGATTCGGGAGCTTACACGGCAGATACGGGAGGCTCAGCAGGCGGGCAGGTGAGCCTCATTTCGAAGACCGGCACCAACGCGTTTCATGGCAGCGTCTTCGACTATCTGCGTAACAACTACTTTGATGCGCAGGGGCCTATAAAGTCGGCTCTCAAGCGACCCGTCTTCCAACTTAATCAGTTTGGGGGAAGCCTTGGAGGACCCATTGTCAGGGATCGCACCTTCTTCTTTGCGAACTATGAAGGGTTTCGTCAGCAGCTTGGCGGCGTTCCACAGACGGGCTTTGTGCCAAGTCCAGCCTTTCGCGCACAAGTGGCTGCTGCGCAACCCAGCCTTGCTTTCATCGTGAACGCCTATCCGCAAGGACAGGCTCCAACTTCGGACCCAAACGTCTTCTCCTTCACCGGAGTGGTTCCGAGTCCCAATGCCGAGAACGCGGGGACGGTGCGCGTCGACCATCGCTTCTCGTCGCATGACTCGGGCTACGTGCGTTACAACATCGACGACGGCGCATCGACGAGTGCTCTGAATGCGCTGGCGCAGGGCATTACCGTCACTGCGCGGACGCAGAACCTCGTCCTAGAGGAGACGCGCATCATCAGTCCGCGCACGATCAACGAAGCGCAAATCGGGTTCAACCGCAACACCTATCTCCAGTATCAGCACACCGGACTGCCCTTCAACTTCACCATTACCGGCTTTACGTCGCTCAATGAGAACTACAGCAAGGAGCAGGTGGGGCAGTCGATCTCCGTCAACGACACGGTGACCTGGACCAAGGGTTACCACACGCTTAAATTTGGTGCCGAGTTGAAATTGCCCCGCTTCAATGAACAGAACTCGGTTGATGGGACAGCGACCTTTATTAATGAGGCGAGCTTTCTTGCCAATCAGCTCAGCACTTTCCTCACAACTGCCGCACTGCCTGACAAGGGGATGAACAAGGTTCACGTCAGCGGATATGCGCAGGATGAGTGGAAGGCCTCCCGTGGCCTGACGATCAACTATGGGCTGCGATATAACTACTTTTCGCCTTTCACCGAGTCTCACGGGAACGAGGATCCCTTTGACATCGCGGACTGCGGCGGATACTGCGGGCTTGGTGCCAGCTTCTACCATCCCAATTACCTGAGCTTCGATCCTCGTGCTTCGGTAGCATACGCACCCGAAGCCTGGAAGGGCAACACGGTGTTTCGTGCCGGATACGGCATCTATCATGGCGAGGTACAGCTTGGCGATGAAGACAGCCCGGTGGTGAACACCGAGCCTTCGACGCTCCTTACCAGCGGTATTCAATCGAACGGGTCGTTCGTACAGTACTCGTATCCCGTTCCCCCCTCATTGACGCCATCCACGGGCCTTGCACTCACTCCGCGATCGATGGCCCGTGTTCATCCTGACTCATATGTGGAGCAGTGGACGGCCTCTGTGCAGCAGGCTCTTCCAGGACAGACATCGCTGACGGTGACCTATCTCGGGTCTCATGGGGTTCATCTGTTCCGCCGCAGCTACACAAATCTTATTGATCCGGCGACCAACAAGCGTCCGCTCCCACAGTTCCCGAGCGAAATCGACACGAAGTACAACGAGGGAATGTCGACCTTCAATGCGCTGATCACCAGTGTGTCACGCCGTTTTCATAACGGATTGTTTTTTGGCGGCAATTACATGTGGTCACATGCCCTCAACGATGGGTCGGTCGGTGCGGGCGATGCCGATGCCGCAGAAAATATCGCATGCTTTCGCTGCGAGTATGCAAGTAGCGACTTCGATTCTCGGTACAGCGGCACACTGAGTGCCGTGTACGATCTGCCCTTCGGTCGGGGGCGGGCGCATCTCAGTAACAACACAGCCGTCGATCTTGTGGCTGGCGGATGGTCTCTGAACACGCTCTTTACCGCACGTGCTGGCCTCCCGATCAACATCTATCTGACTCGAAACTCAAACGAGATGGTTGATGGAAATAATGTGAATCAAAGGCCCAATCGAGTCGCCGGTGTACCGCTCTACCTTGCAAACCACAGCATCACGCAGTGGATCAACCCCGCAGCATTTTCGCTGCCCGCGGTAGGTGCGTGGGGAAATGCAGGTCACAATGTCGCAGTAGGACCAGCCTTGTGGCAGAACGATTCGGCTATCCAGAAGACCTTCCGGGTGACAGAGCGCAACAGCATTGTCTTTCGTTCGGAGGCATTCAACCTTTTCAACCGCTCTCAGTACGCGAATCCTTCGGCCACAATGAGTGTGACGACCAACGCATCGAGTGGATTACGGACGCTGAACGTTCCTTCCAGCTTTGGTCATATCACCTCGACGGTGAACTCGGCCGGCCTGGTAGGAACCGGAACACCGCGCGTTCTCGAATTTTCCCTGCGCCTCACCTACTAA
- a CDS encoding YncE family protein, whose product MKTHILISLLTIASTLSPMSYAAQPNEQPVTLLGTTYLPEIVGDFDHFAVDLKRNHLFVSAEVHHSIEMFDLKTGQHLKSIGGFKTPHSVAYAPEKDELMVADGGDSALVLLSGEDFHRIDRIQLIDGSATGKGDSPDAAYYDAANRLYYIGNGGVSANLPDSVISIFSVDQGKLIGSISIPGNNVESMKVDNLHQRLYVNIRDKKQIGVVDLKTRQVIHTWTAPDMNRNTALAVDAEQERIFVAGRSPGIFYVFDREGRIVSQKSCVDINDDMTWDPVMKRIYISGTQGLSIFHQDTPDTYSEIANIPTNGGKTSFYVPQVHRFFVIHPKTNVDIAGLLVYRVNP is encoded by the coding sequence ATGAAGACGCATATTCTGATCTCTTTGTTGACGATTGCTTCAACCCTTTCTCCCATGTCCTATGCTGCGCAGCCTAACGAGCAGCCGGTGACGTTGCTTGGCACAACCTATCTGCCAGAGATTGTGGGCGATTTCGATCATTTCGCCGTCGATCTAAAGCGAAACCATCTCTTTGTTTCGGCAGAGGTGCATCACTCAATCGAGATGTTCGACCTCAAGACGGGCCAGCATCTCAAGAGTATTGGTGGTTTCAAGACTCCTCATTCAGTTGCCTATGCACCGGAAAAGGATGAGCTGATGGTTGCGGATGGTGGCGACTCGGCGCTGGTGCTGCTCTCCGGCGAAGACTTCCACCGGATCGATCGCATACAGCTTATCGATGGCTCGGCTACGGGCAAAGGCGATTCGCCTGATGCCGCGTACTACGATGCAGCGAATCGTCTGTATTACATAGGTAATGGTGGGGTGTCGGCGAACTTACCCGACTCCGTGATATCGATCTTCTCTGTCGATCAGGGCAAACTGATCGGGTCGATTTCGATCCCAGGCAATAATGTGGAGAGCATGAAGGTCGATAATCTGCATCAGCGTCTCTATGTGAATATTCGCGACAAGAAGCAGATAGGCGTTGTAGATCTCAAGACGCGGCAGGTGATTCATACCTGGACCGCTCCTGACATGAACAGGAACACAGCGCTCGCGGTGGATGCGGAGCAGGAGCGGATCTTCGTTGCCGGACGCAGCCCGGGTATCTTCTATGTCTTCGATCGCGAGGGAAGGATTGTCAGCCAGAAGTCCTGCGTCGATATCAATGATGATATGACCTGGGATCCGGTGATGAAGCGGATATATATCAGCGGTACACAGGGCCTTAGCATCTTTCATCAGGACACCCCCGATACCTATTCGGAGATTGCTAATATTCCGACGAACGGCGGAAAGACGTCGTTCTACGTTCCTCAAGTACATCGCTTCTTCGTCATTCACCCGAAGACAAATGTCGATATCGCAGGTTTGCTGGTATATCGCGTGAATCCATAG
- a CDS encoding arabinofuranosidase catalytic domain-containing protein yields the protein MSIKSNILFGKILSFAILLTAFMMTPANVASAQKTTRPCDLFASATPCVAAISTTRALYRAYTGPLYQVTRQSDKTHTNIGLLPNGYADAAAQDTFCAKTSCTITKLYDQSPNHNDLTLAPPGGAAHGPGPNGYDIPAIANALPATITGHKVYGLVISPGMGYRNDSPKQTAVNGEPEGVYMVTSALNLNSKCCFDFGNAETNNLDNKAGHMDAINIMCHGNPCSPDAGLDMEDGIYGHLKVPAGTTFVTDMGASDGQHTFAIYQGNAQSGSLTSTNIISLPNGYQPMKQEGAIILGIGGDNSNWATGYFFEGVMTKRMPTKQAMEAVQRNIVAARYSGHLQP from the coding sequence ATGTCAATCAAATCAAACATACTGTTCGGAAAAATCCTGTCGTTCGCAATCCTTCTCACAGCTTTTATGATGACTCCAGCTAACGTCGCTTCAGCGCAAAAGACCACACGCCCCTGTGATCTCTTCGCATCTGCAACGCCCTGTGTTGCCGCCATCAGCACGACCCGCGCTCTTTACAGGGCATATACCGGCCCACTCTATCAGGTTACTCGGCAATCCGACAAAACTCACACCAACATTGGCCTCCTTCCCAACGGCTACGCCGATGCCGCAGCACAGGATACCTTCTGTGCCAAAACATCTTGCACTATCACGAAGCTCTACGATCAATCTCCCAACCATAACGACCTCACGCTTGCACCTCCTGGCGGCGCAGCGCACGGACCAGGCCCCAACGGCTACGATATCCCTGCTATAGCCAATGCTCTCCCCGCAACCATTACCGGACATAAGGTCTACGGCCTCGTCATCTCCCCGGGGATGGGCTACCGCAACGATAGCCCCAAACAAACAGCCGTCAACGGTGAGCCCGAGGGCGTCTATATGGTCACCTCTGCCCTCAATCTTAATAGCAAGTGCTGCTTCGACTTCGGTAACGCCGAAACCAACAATCTCGACAACAAAGCCGGACACATGGATGCTATTAACATCATGTGTCACGGCAACCCATGCAGCCCCGATGCGGGACTCGACATGGAGGATGGCATCTACGGTCACCTTAAAGTTCCTGCCGGCACCACCTTCGTCACCGACATGGGCGCTAGCGACGGTCAACATACCTTCGCCATCTACCAAGGCAACGCTCAATCTGGAAGCCTAACCAGTACCAACATCATCTCTCTACCGAACGGCTATCAACCAATGAAACAGGAAGGAGCTATCATCCTGGGAATTGGTGGTGATAACAGCAATTGGGCAACGGGCTATTTTTTCGAAGGTGTAATGACTAAAAGAATGCCCACCAAGCAGGCAATGGAAGCAGTCCAGCGCAACATCGTAGCCGCTCGCTATTCTGGTCATCTACAGCCCTGA
- a CDS encoding beta-L-arabinofuranosidase domain-containing protein, producing MRDQLRIQASGLSGHLDETWDDVGSNSAWLGGTGEAWERGPYFIDGLVPLAYLLDDDRLKAKAQRYIEWTLTNQLPNGMIGPRSNDDWWPRMVMLKALTQYQEATSDPRVIPLLTRYFAYQLNTLPARPLRDWGKFRWQDNALIVIWLYNRTGDSKLLDLAHLLHQQGFDWKANFADFKYTERITPEFIKLNEGGGLKDVALTTHGVNNGQAIKASPVWSAISNDESDRQAVHQMMAELDRYHGLPNGMFSCDEHLAGRNPSQGTELCTVVETMFSLEQSLAILGDASLGDRLELIAFNALPGTFTDDMWAHQYNQEPNQVECSLHHKPWTTDGPESNLYGLEPNFGCCTANFHQGWPKFAASLWMASHDDGLVAAAYSPCEVRTTVNGTTVHVLEETDYPFRGTVHITVNPSASVKFPLRLRIPAWANGATISINGVGQPAPSAATFARIERTWQSGDVVELKLPLVPRLSSGYKDSVSIERGPLVFSYPIGESWVKLRDRGMTADWQVFPSTSWNYALAVDEENIGKLAVEEQPVGASPYSLKDTPVKLQVNAHKLDEWRAVDGVANPVPQSPVISNQVEEQLTLVPYAAAKLRITAFPKAKKMS from the coding sequence TTGCGAGATCAGTTGCGGATTCAGGCCAGCGGCCTAAGCGGACATCTCGACGAGACTTGGGATGATGTAGGCAGCAATAGTGCGTGGCTGGGTGGCACGGGAGAAGCATGGGAGCGTGGCCCATACTTTATCGATGGGCTTGTCCCTCTCGCGTATCTGCTCGATGACGATCGCCTAAAAGCGAAGGCACAGAGATATATTGAATGGACACTGACAAACCAGCTTCCAAATGGGATGATCGGTCCTCGCAGCAATGACGACTGGTGGCCGCGCATGGTCATGCTCAAGGCATTAACACAGTATCAGGAAGCTACCTCCGATCCGCGTGTCATACCGCTGCTCACCCGATATTTTGCGTATCAACTTAATACACTGCCAGCAAGGCCTCTGCGCGACTGGGGAAAATTTCGCTGGCAAGACAATGCCCTTATTGTTATCTGGCTCTACAATCGCACTGGAGATTCCAAGCTGCTCGACCTCGCTCACCTCCTCCACCAGCAGGGCTTCGATTGGAAAGCTAATTTTGCCGACTTCAAATATACCGAGCGGATCACTCCAGAGTTCATCAAGCTCAACGAGGGCGGCGGCCTGAAGGATGTCGCCCTTACAACTCACGGCGTCAATAATGGTCAGGCGATCAAAGCATCTCCGGTCTGGTCTGCCATATCGAATGACGAAAGCGATCGCCAGGCGGTGCACCAGATGATGGCCGAGCTCGACAGATATCATGGCCTACCCAACGGCATGTTCTCGTGCGATGAACACTTAGCAGGCCGGAATCCATCGCAAGGTACTGAACTCTGCACTGTTGTCGAAACAATGTTTTCGCTTGAGCAATCGTTGGCCATCCTCGGCGATGCCTCACTCGGCGATCGATTGGAGCTCATTGCCTTCAATGCTCTGCCAGGCACCTTCACGGACGATATGTGGGCGCACCAGTACAATCAAGAGCCAAATCAGGTTGAGTGCAGTCTCCACCACAAGCCCTGGACGACTGATGGCCCCGAATCGAACCTGTATGGGCTCGAGCCCAACTTCGGTTGCTGCACAGCAAACTTTCATCAAGGCTGGCCAAAGTTTGCCGCAAGCCTTTGGATGGCATCACACGACGACGGTCTGGTTGCGGCCGCATACTCACCTTGCGAGGTTCGGACTACAGTCAACGGCACAACGGTCCACGTGTTGGAAGAGACCGACTATCCCTTCCGAGGAACGGTGCACATCACTGTGAATCCATCAGCGTCGGTGAAGTTTCCGCTCCGGCTCCGCATTCCAGCATGGGCCAATGGCGCAACGATCTCTATTAATGGAGTAGGCCAGCCCGCTCCATCTGCCGCCACCTTTGCCCGAATCGAACGCACTTGGCAATCTGGAGACGTCGTAGAGTTGAAGCTCCCCCTAGTTCCTAGACTGTCATCTGGATATAAGGACTCCGTCTCAATCGAACGAGGACCACTTGTTTTTTCCTATCCCATCGGTGAGAGTTGGGTAAAACTGCGCGATCGTGGAATGACAGCCGACTGGCAGGTCTTCCCTTCCACATCATGGAACTACGCTCTCGCAGTGGACGAGGAAAATATAGGCAAACTGGCAGTTGAGGAGCAACCGGTTGGCGCATCACCCTACAGCTTGAAAGATACTCCCGTGAAATTACAGGTGAACGCGCACAAACTCGACGAATGGCGTGCCGTAGATGGTGTCGCCAATCCGGTTCCGCAAAGCCCTGTCATCAGCAATCAAGTCGAAGAACAACTGACGCTTGTGCCCTATGCAGCAGCGAAGTTGCGGATCACTGCATTCCCCAAGGCTAAGAAAATGTCATAG